From the genome of Pseudoxanthomonas sp.:
CACCATCGCGACGGCCGTGACCACCGAGATCGGTCTGGTCGGCACCCTGCAGGCGGCGGGCGCGCAGTACATCCTGGTGGCGACGATCCCCGACCTGGGCCGCACGCCGGAGTTCCTGGCGGGCGGCGCGGCCAGTTCCGCGGCCGGCACCCAGCTGGCGACCAGCTACAACACCGCGCTGTTCAGCGGCCTGGCCGCCAGTGGCCTGCGCGTGATTCCGCTGGACACCTACACGTTGATCGACGAGATCACCGCGGACCCGACCACCTACGGCTTCACCAATGCCACCGAAACGGCGTGCACGGTCGCCTCTTCGGTCACCTGCAGCCCGCTGGATTACGTCACCCCGACCGCTGCGACCGACTACATCTTTGCCGACGGCGTGCACCCGAGTGCCGCTGCGCATGAAGTGCTGGCGCAGTACGCACTGTCGGTGCTGGAAGGCCCGCGCCAGATCTCGGTGCTGACCCACTCGGCCACGGTCACCGGCTACTCACGCGCCGAGCGCGTGGCCATGCATGCCGATGCCACCGAAGAAGGCCAGGGCCTGCGCTGGTGGGGCAACGTGCGCGGCGACATGCAGCGCCAGCAGGATGGCGACCTGTATGACGGCACCACCCCGGCCGGCCTGTTCGGCATCGACTGGCTGAGCGGTGGCTGGACCTTTGGCGGCTTCGCCGGCTACGGCAAGGGCACCCAGGATTTCGGCCATTCCTCGGGCAAGTTCGACCAGGAAGACACCACCCTGGGCGGTTTCGCCCAGTGGGCCGGCCACGGCGGCTGGGTCAACGCGCAGGTCAGCTACAACTGGCTGAAGTACGACGTGACCCGCGAGATCCAGTTGGGTGCGGCCACCCGCAAGCAGACCGGTTCGCCCGATGGCAGCAACCTGACTGTGGCCATCAACGGCGGCTTCGACTTCAGCAACGGTGGCGCCTGGAAGACCGGTCCGGTGCTGGGCCTGGTCTCGCAGACCATCAAGGTCGACGGCTATGACGAAAAGGAGTTCAACTCCACCGCGCTGTCCTATCGCGACCAGGAGTTCGACTCGCTGATCGGCAGCGTCGGCTGGCGCGCCAGTTACGAGATCTCGCCGACGGTCACGCCGTACGTGCAGGCCACCTACAACCATGAGTTCGAAGACAACGCCAGCATGGCTTGGGCCTCGCTGCAGACCATCCCGAGTGCGCTGCCCTACGCCGTGCCGGGTGTCGAATTCGACCAGGATTACGGCGTCTTCGTGGTCGGCGCACGCGCCCAGCTGGGCGGCCTGAGCGCCGATATCGGTGCCCGCACCACCATTGGCCAGAGTGCGGCCAATGACGCCGGCATCTTCATCAGCCTGGGCGGAAGCTTCTGATCGCGCAGCTGCGTTGATTCACTGGCAAGCGCACGACGCCCGGCTCGCCGGGCGTCGTCGTTTCAGGTGACCATCCGCCGCGCCACCGTTGCGCGGCGGGCGAGGCCCGGCATAGACTGCGCGACCCGACGCGGGTGTAGCTCAATGGTAGAGCTGTAGCTTCCCAAGCTACTGACGAGGGTTCGATTCCCTTCACCCGCTCCACGCAAGCCCTGTGATGATGCCGGGGCAACCCTCCTGGCGATGTCACCCTCGGCGCATGGGCCTGGCGTCGAGCTGTCTCGTGCCGCCGCAGTGGCAGCTCACAAATGCCATTCCAATCCCGCCGAACAGCCTGCCGGGGGCTCGCCTCTATCGACAGGGCAGGAGTTGGGCTTGGCTGTTGCCGGGTTTTACCTGGCAGGCGCCGGGCGGCTTGCCGAAGGCGCGCTTGAAGGCGCGCCGGAAGCTGGCGTCGTCGGCATAGCCGCACAGGAAAGCCAGTTCCTTGATGGATTTTCCGCCGGTTTCCAGCAGGTCGCGGGCCATCTGGAAGCGGACGTGGTCGATGAATTTCTTCGGCGCCTGGCCGATCACGGCGATCAGGCGGCGATGCAGCGTGCGCTCCGAGACGGCCAGTTCCTGCGCCAGCATCGAGGCGGTGATGGGGGTCTTGCTGGGGCGTCGCACGATGCTTTCGGCACGCGCCAGGAACGTGTCACCCGCGGCGAAGTGCGAGAGCGGGATGTAGGCGGCCTTGGTGTTGGGGGTTGCATCGACCACGGTGAAGTCGGCCGCGATCCTGGCTGCTTCGTTCCCGCACAGGCGCCGGATCACGTGCAGCGCAACGTCGATCCAGGACAGCGGGCCGCCGGCGCTGACCACGCGCCCGTCTTCCAGCAGGGCCGTGCCCCA
Proteins encoded in this window:
- a CDS encoding autotransporter domain-containing protein — protein: MVVALAAGAPQAHAEQVYSQTVFFGDSLTDSGHFRPTLIEIAGPSAAIVGKFTTNPGLVWSEYLANYYGTDATSDNQGGTNYAVGGARVDEDNVTALGVAPSIASQVTSYLASTGGVADANALYTVWGGANDLFAVAGGAPAQATIATAVTTEIGLVGTLQAAGAQYILVATIPDLGRTPEFLAGGAASSAAGTQLATSYNTALFSGLAASGLRVIPLDTYTLIDEITADPTTYGFTNATETACTVASSVTCSPLDYVTPTAATDYIFADGVHPSAAAHEVLAQYALSVLEGPRQISVLTHSATVTGYSRAERVAMHADATEEGQGLRWWGNVRGDMQRQQDGDLYDGTTPAGLFGIDWLSGGWTFGGFAGYGKGTQDFGHSSGKFDQEDTTLGGFAQWAGHGGWVNAQVSYNWLKYDVTREIQLGAATRKQTGSPDGSNLTVAINGGFDFSNGGAWKTGPVLGLVSQTIKVDGYDEKEFNSTALSYRDQEFDSLIGSVGWRASYEISPTVTPYVQATYNHEFEDNASMAWASLQTIPSALPYAVPGVEFDQDYGVFVVGARAQLGGLSADIGARTTIGQSAANDAGIFISLGGSF
- a CDS encoding helix-turn-helix domain-containing protein, translated to MKIVVVGSDGCLASGYSGLVDLLGLARQAIAATAIDAPLYELVTASHDGQPFRDGQGVLHQVDSALADVASCNALVVPGFVPDQDRRPPDMALHGTAASWIRAQHARGAMACGSCSGAFLLGEAGLLDNRRCTTTWWLHEDMKRRYPLAGAIWGTALLEDGRVVSAGGPLSWIDVALHVIRRLCGNEAARIAADFTVVDATPNTKAAYIPLSHFAAGDTFLARAESIVRRPSKTPITASMLAQELAVSERTLHRRLIAVIGQAPKKFIDHVRFQMARDLLETGGKSIKELAFLCGYADDASFRRAFKRAFGKPPGACQVKPGNSQAQLLPCR